The DNA sequence TTCATTTCCAACAAATTTTTTGGCGTCAAGGGCGAGCAACCTCTGTTATAAAGATATAAAAAAGACTTTGTGTGGACAGACGACGATGAAGGGAACCAAGTGTAGGGACACGAAGTAACGCGTTCATGCCCTTCACTTTTTATAAAAAAACACTTCTTTAGAAAGGATGATTCAATGGCTCCCGACCGAAATCCCAACCGAGACTCCACCGCAGGTGAAGGGGCAACATTTCCCGGGAAAACATATGCGGAGCACGTACTCAAACACGTCTTTAACGACCAGCGCGACCATTTATTCGCAGCCATGTTTGCTGTACACCGCGCCCACGTGTTAATGCTCGGCACACGCGGCCTCATCTCCCGCGCCCATACGACCAAATTGCTCCAAGCGATTGAAGAAGTTGCGACAAACCCGCAGGCCGCCTGGCAATACGACCCGCAATACGAAGATTTATTTTTCATGGTAGAAGCTAAGATTACGGAGAAAGTCGGTCCAGAAGTCGCTGGAAATATGCACATCGGGCGCAGTCGTAACGATTTAGGCGTTGCGATGTACCGCCTCGTTTTACGGGAAAAACTGCTACACGTCATCGACAGTGTCCTTCAATTGCGGGAAGCACTCTTACAAAAAGCACACGAACACATACACACTGTCATGCCCGCCTATACGCATACACAGCCTGCCCAACCGACGACGTTTGGACACTACACACTGGCGATGTTCGACGTGCTCACACGGGACACAGAGAGGCTCAAACACGCCTTTCTAACCGTCAATCAAAGCCCGCTCGGCGCTGCCGCCCTAACGACGACCGGATTCCCCATCTCCCGAGAACAAGTAAAAGCGTTACTCGGCTTCGACGGACTCGTCGAAAATTCGTACGATGCCATCGGCGGCGCCGACTATTTACTTGAGACAGCAACTTCCGTTGCAACATTAATGACGAATATCGGTCGCTGGGTACAAGATCTGCTCCTTTTTTGTACCCGCGAGTTCGCCGCGGTTCGCGTCGCCGACCCGTATGTACAAATAAGCAGTATTATGCCGCAAAAGCGCAACCCGGTCTCCCTCGAACATTCGCGCGCCCTAGCCAGTAGCGCCATCGCCGACGCGCAAGGGGTTGTGACGATGGTGCACAATACGCCCTTCGGGGACATTGTCGACACAGAGGATGATTTACAACCACACCTTTACCGCGCCATGCATAAAGCGGTGCGCGTCTTATCGCTCCTGAATGTCGTCGTGCGCACGTTACACATCGACAAAGCGCTACTCGCAAAACGGGCGAAAGAAGGCTTTATTACGATTACGGAGTTGGCGGACACACTCGTTCGCAACTACAGCATTCCCTTTCGTAGTGCCCACCACATCACGAGTGCCGTCGCTAAGGAAGCGTGTGCCCGCGGATTAGAAATGTATGAGTTAACTCCCGTCCATTTGACACCGATCTTCGAAAAGTTCGGGTACGGTGACGTTGCCATGACATCGACCGAATTGGCCCGCCTAAGCGACCCGGCCTATTTCGTGCATGTGCGAAACCGACCAGGCGGACCAAATGCGAAAGAAGTGAAACGCATGCTCACCCAACGTAGGCAATCGTGGGAAAAGGACACCGCGTTTTGGAAACAGAAAAAAATTGAGCTCGCTGAGGCCGCAACGTCGTTGCAACAGCGTGTACGATCGCTTATTCGCTCACGCTAGCGGGGCTCGGCCGGGTATGGACACGGTCTTCATACGATCGCAGATTCGTAATTTATGCCAATATTCATAATCGACAGGGTGCTGTCAGTTACATTGCATAACTGTTAGGATAAAAAAAGAAACACGCGTTCACTTCACAGATACAGCCACGAACACGTGTTTCTTGTAAACTTTATAGACCGATTGACCGTAAGATAGATGCGAAGACCTATCATAAAACGTATATTAGGGGTCTACCGTAAGACAGGGTCTACCGTAA is a window from the Numidum massiliense genome containing:
- the argH gene encoding argininosuccinate lyase — translated: MAPDRNPNRDSTAGEGATFPGKTYAEHVLKHVFNDQRDHLFAAMFAVHRAHVLMLGTRGLISRAHTTKLLQAIEEVATNPQAAWQYDPQYEDLFFMVEAKITEKVGPEVAGNMHIGRSRNDLGVAMYRLVLREKLLHVIDSVLQLREALLQKAHEHIHTVMPAYTHTQPAQPTTFGHYTLAMFDVLTRDTERLKHAFLTVNQSPLGAAALTTTGFPISREQVKALLGFDGLVENSYDAIGGADYLLETATSVATLMTNIGRWVQDLLLFCTREFAAVRVADPYVQISSIMPQKRNPVSLEHSRALASSAIADAQGVVTMVHNTPFGDIVDTEDDLQPHLYRAMHKAVRVLSLLNVVVRTLHIDKALLAKRAKEGFITITELADTLVRNYSIPFRSAHHITSAVAKEACARGLEMYELTPVHLTPIFEKFGYGDVAMTSTELARLSDPAYFVHVRNRPGGPNAKEVKRMLTQRRQSWEKDTAFWKQKKIELAEAATSLQQRVRSLIRSR